One region of Salvelinus sp. IW2-2015 linkage group LG1, ASM291031v2, whole genome shotgun sequence genomic DNA includes:
- the LOC111962681 gene encoding ubiquitin-conjugating enzyme E2 R2 isoform X1, with translation MNSEMSPGVRSGIAMAHHSTPSSQKALMMELKSLQEQPVEGFRIGLVEESDLYNWEVAIFGPPNTLYEGGYFKSHIKFPIDYPYSPPTFRFLTKMWHPNIYENGDVCISILHPPXDDPQSGELPSERWNPTQNVRTILLSVISLLNEPNTFSPANVDASVMFRKWRDSKGKDKEYAEIIRKQVVSTVAEAERDGVKVPTTLAEYCVQTRVPSQDSSSDLLYDDLYDDDMEEEEEDEDEEESDMEAGGTSGGEEGVTTGCYDDDQEDSGNEDS, from the exons ATGAATTCTGAAATGTCccctggtgtcagaagtgggatagcCATGGCCCACCATTCGACGCCCAGTTCCCAGAAGGCCCTGATGATGGAGCTGAAGTCCCTACAGGAGCAGCCAGTGGAGGGCTTCCGCATCGGCCTGGTGGAGGAGTCGGACCTTTACAACTGGGAGGTGGCCATCTTTGGACCCCCCAACACACTGTACGAGGGAGGCTACTTTAAG TCTCACATCAAGTTCCCCATCGACTACCCCTACTCCCCGCCGACCTTCCGTTTTCTCACCAAGATGTGGCATCCCAACATCTACGAG AACGGCGACGTGTGCATCTCCATCCTCCACCCTCCCYTTGATGACCCCCAGAGCGGGGAGCTCCCCTCAGAGAGGTGGAACCCCACCCAGAACGTCAG GACCATCTTGTTGAGTGTGATCTCTCTGCTGAACGAGCCCAACACATTCTCACCGGCCAACGTGGACGCCTCCGTTATGTTCCGCAAGTGGAGGGACAGCAAGGGCAAGGACAAGGAATACGCTGAAATTATCAG GAAGCAGGTGGTGTCCACGGTGGCAGAGGCGGAGCGCGACGGTGTCAAGGTTCCCACTACGCTGGCTGAGTACTGTGTCCAGACCCGGGTTCCCTCACAAGACAGCAGCTCAGACCTGCTCTACGACGACCTCTATGATGATGatatggaggaggaagaggaggatgaagatgaggaggagagcgACATGGAGGCAGGGGGGACtagtggaggagaagaaggggtCACTACTGGCTGCTATGACGACGACCAGGAGGATTCTGGGAACGAGGACTCTTGA
- the LOC111962664 gene encoding Rieske domain-containing protein-like, with protein sequence MEDMGEGEEPAASLHFVGMKEDLIKAKRSFRNLEGRDILVLYHQEIFYALDFHCYHAGGPLQNGDIEEFDGKLCIVCPKHKYKISLAEGEGIYRATNPYAPVPTTRWYSKGIKQRVHTVTETDGVVYVTLSHMSRFIESDYFQGEKGKVERERMEAKDSSKKSNTTS encoded by the exons ATGGAGGAcatgggagagggggaagagccTGCAGCCAGTCTGCACTTTGTGGGCATGAAGGAGGACCTGATAAAAGCCAAGCGGTCGTTCAGGAACCTGGAGGGCAGGGACATACTGGTGCTCTATCACCAGGAGATCTTCTATGCTTTGGACTTCCACTGTTACC ATGCTGGGGGACCATTGCAAAATGGAGACATAGAG GAATTTGACGGCAAGCTGTGCATAGTGTGTCCAAAGCACAAGTACAAGATCTCTCTCGCCGAGGGGGAGGGCATCTACAGGGCCACCAACCCTTATGCCCCAGTGCCCACAACAAGGTGGTACTCCAAGGGCATCAAGCAAAGAGTCCACACGGTGACCGAGACTGACGGGGTCGTTTATGTCACACTGTCCCACATGTCCCGTTTTATCGAGTCTGACTACTTCCAGGGAGAGAAGGGcaaagtagagagggagagaatggaggcCAAAGATTCTTCTAAGAAATCTAACACAACCTCCTGA
- the LOC111962681 gene encoding ubiquitin-conjugating enzyme E2 R2 isoform X2: MAHHSTPSSQKALMMELKSLQEQPVEGFRIGLVEESDLYNWEVAIFGPPNTLYEGGYFKSHIKFPIDYPYSPPTFRFLTKMWHPNIYENGDVCISILHPPXDDPQSGELPSERWNPTQNVRTILLSVISLLNEPNTFSPANVDASVMFRKWRDSKGKDKEYAEIIRKQVVSTVAEAERDGVKVPTTLAEYCVQTRVPSQDSSSDLLYDDLYDDDMEEEEEDEDEEESDMEAGGTSGGEEGVTTGCYDDDQEDSGNEDS, encoded by the exons ATGGCCCACCATTCGACGCCCAGTTCCCAGAAGGCCCTGATGATGGAGCTGAAGTCCCTACAGGAGCAGCCAGTGGAGGGCTTCCGCATCGGCCTGGTGGAGGAGTCGGACCTTTACAACTGGGAGGTGGCCATCTTTGGACCCCCCAACACACTGTACGAGGGAGGCTACTTTAAG TCTCACATCAAGTTCCCCATCGACTACCCCTACTCCCCGCCGACCTTCCGTTTTCTCACCAAGATGTGGCATCCCAACATCTACGAG AACGGCGACGTGTGCATCTCCATCCTCCACCCTCCCYTTGATGACCCCCAGAGCGGGGAGCTCCCCTCAGAGAGGTGGAACCCCACCCAGAACGTCAG GACCATCTTGTTGAGTGTGATCTCTCTGCTGAACGAGCCCAACACATTCTCACCGGCCAACGTGGACGCCTCCGTTATGTTCCGCAAGTGGAGGGACAGCAAGGGCAAGGACAAGGAATACGCTGAAATTATCAG GAAGCAGGTGGTGTCCACGGTGGCAGAGGCGGAGCGCGACGGTGTCAAGGTTCCCACTACGCTGGCTGAGTACTGTGTCCAGACCCGGGTTCCCTCACAAGACAGCAGCTCAGACCTGCTCTACGACGACCTCTATGATGATGatatggaggaggaagaggaggatgaagatgaggaggagagcgACATGGAGGCAGGGGGGACtagtggaggagaagaaggggtCACTACTGGCTGCTATGACGACGACCAGGAGGATTCTGGGAACGAGGACTCTTGA